A segment of the Diachasmimorpha longicaudata isolate KC_UGA_2023 chromosome 5, iyDiaLong2, whole genome shotgun sequence genome:
tggttcattaattttcctctcGATTCGAGAACTGCCTGTTAATAAACTTATTCGGCCatttattatcgatttttttaaatacctgAAAGCGTATTGATTACGTGAGTCGTCATATGCGGGAAAATCACCTCCAgaagaattttaattgtttaattaagaaaattcttGTGGAAGGGAtctttgatgataaaaaatgggCGTTTAATGGGTTGTAGTGGTGTGATGCAATAATCAGCAGTTTTTTCATATGTAATTAAAAAGCTACGCCTAATAATTAATTCGCTGATTTGATCTTGGGAATTGCGAAATGACTGAGTTAAGAGTTTTGTTTATCGTTAATTATCTCGGTAATGAGTGGGTTCAGGAGAAAATGTGATTGATAATTTCTCgcagtaaatgaaaattacgatgaaaaatctattatgACTTTTTTGCCGCAAATTCGTTCTTTACTGAGATAAATAGCAATTTGagtatttattcaaattgGAATCAAAATTTCGTTTATTGATTTGGTGTTAATTGTCATTCATTATCTCAGTAAGAAGAGAGTTGAGCAGCAAATGTCGCAGATATTCTTTATAGGAAATGGAATTCTCTACAAATAATTTGATATAACTTTTTGTGGTAAATGCACTCGTTAGTGAAATAAttgcataattaattaattgatcttCAACTTGAGCATTTAATCCCATCAatgaaacaaaataataaataaataaaatgatgtGAGCAAGCAATTCACTCATTCGTCAAATCATCATCTACTACTCAGCCGTCAACAAGTCGCCtatttaatgtttaattatGAATTGTAAGAAATTTCTTAATAACTtgttttgtttattattctcatttttttttttcatttgaaaaacgaTCCCACGTACACTTTCAACGGTGGCCTGTGGGAGCACAGCTCCGAATAAATCCTTATTATGCATTTTATCctctattcattaattattgttatcaatatgttatcattaattatttataagtaATTCATGGATATTTTGGTACAATTAATTCTCGGTATTTCTCGCCAACTTTGTTAATCTCACTTATTTCTCTGACCCCATTTGTGTacgatgaattaaaaaattcacattattCTCCactcaaatacaaaataatacGGAATAACATGCGGCACCTTGTCACCCACAAAAATCTAAACTCCGCTTGAAgactgaaaaaatgaagagtaaATTGTTGAAACAAGATAACCTCATCGACTGAGccttttttcctgaatatctcAATTTACAAAGGACATACGACAATTTTCATcttgaccttttttgtaggactTGAAATTTGTACAAAAAAGTTCAAGATACAAAATTTCCCATGTCCCACATGTCACgagatattttccaaaaatcccGAAGGAAATTTGCTTAATTTTCCTCGTTTCACCATTTCACTCctgaaatactaaaaaatgatttttttgttattaattgaTAACACGGAAACACTCTTCCCTACCAGCCCCTCCCCttgcgaatttattaaaaattcctcgTGTACCTGATTTTGTACGTGTTGAATGTGTAAATGTCATGTGTAATTATtacttttgtaaatttttaaaatgtttttctcttGTATTTATTTCACGTATCATCAATATTACtatattttataatatattgtattatatatatttatatatatattcattttttatttatatatttacctAATTTATTATGTTCTTGTTATAgttaatcattatttattattaatacgaATATATGATACATTTCAAACAACGCTTCGTGCCCCAAAAAAGGAGGTGAAGATCatgtattcattaattatcattttactTTAATCATACAAATGAAATAATGgagatttgttaattaattctgtCATCGACTGGTAAAACATGAAAtcctaaaatttttaattccataACTAGGCAGTTATCTCATCAACGACGATTTCTACGAGAAtacatcataaatttttttatatgtaaAGTTGGAatctaaacaaaaaaatttctcaaacaTTTTCCCGTAAAATTCACTAATTTGCAAGAGAGCTGCCCCTAAATGtggatgcaaaaaatgaaaaattatggaaaatcacGTTTAACccttcaattattaattacaattacCTAAATACAAAGTGCAGATACATTATATCAATGAAAATCCATCATCATTACTTTTCTACGTCAATTTttggtaataaaaaatgattattcagCTCCACGTCTCCCAAtacttatttcattttttccataaatttagaTTAAATCCATGCACACAATTGTCTCATTAAATCTCTATTGTTGCTAATACGTAATTATTAACTCTGATCATCACCTCCGTCGTTTGGACAGGACAGCCTTTATTAAGAAGGGACTGacattctcatttttcattttacgtGCTTACACTGAGTACACCAtacaaattaaattcattcaaagACAATGAAGATAtgagataataaattttttaattgcaattgaaaacaattaattatctctTTCAGCTGatttaaatcataaaaattattgtacacATTTAAATTAGTTCTGGAGGTTCAttcaaattcatcattttgtCCCATTAGATTCATTTCAATTCTTaggagtaatttttttgtttttcattaattttatgtcAACAGTCCTGTCAATAGATTGTGATATTACTGCAGCATTTATCGTCACTTCCCGATCAACGCAGCCGTTCGAGGCTCTCAACTAACAAGAGGATttttcatatatatttttttttattttttaaaatgattttttatcggtTATTTTACGTCAATAATGCCGGCGGACATTTGTAGTTTTTTccttaatgttttttttttgtttctttcaCTAACAACGATAATTTGCATTTTACTTTTTGTGGTTGCGTATGTTGTTTCGAGGACAAATCGATGTAAACTAGGGGCTAACAATTGGGCAGCATGGTAGTGAGGATCCACCTggaagataaatatttttatttattaattaggaAGATCCGGATTCAAGCCCTCAATATGGTTCTCTGTCTCAATATAGTAATtttgattgttttttatttgattttttcaactaaaaagTCGTGTAatttaaaactatttttttctcactaggaaatccaaaacaaaaaataaaaatatttaaaaaaatagaaaaaatttagaattggttttaataaaaatttttaataaatatttagaaaCAAGTCACTGTTGAGAGAAATTACATATGCACCAATTTTCAatgtcataaaattaattcccaaTATGATGAAAGTTTAAATTATGAGTTTTGTAATTTAATCGGCTGATTCGAGGTAATTCATTATATACCCAACGGCCATCAAGACACCATAGGTACAGAAAAACGAGTCcaaatggataaataatttttacgatGACTACCAGTGAAGAACTAAActctgaaattttccaaaggATGTCTGCAGTATTTAGTGGTCCATTGGGGCATAAAATTCTCCAAATGTACAGTGAAAAACCGTCACTATAAATGTATGTTCACTATTTTTCCCTAGTagaggtaaaaaaatttattgaacgttgaaaattcaatgaataagaaatgatttttaccAGCTCAGGGGCGGGCTCGTGTCGCAGGTGCTGTAATGGCAGGAACTGGAGTATTGGGTGTTGCCATGAGCGCATTACTTCGCTCCACCTCCaattctttcaatttcttcCACAATTCTTCCCTCTCTTTATCTcgttttttctctctaaaaGAAACATTTAaagatataattaatttttaattataatcttaatttaatttcaccttcaatctcaatttttccatttttgtgataaaatcaAGTCACCACTTGTCCAACCAGATGTACAAAACAAAGTGCTTCCATCACAAAATTCTTCTTACAATTGATGTTTGACAATTAAGGTATTTTTAACATAATCAGCGAGAAGGCAAAACgtcaagataatttttttcttggctATATTAAAACATTCCGCAATAACTTTCACACAGCACGAGAGAATCCTAACAACTCAACTACTTTGTAAAGCAATTGCTTATGCATTAAGTTGAACAGTATATTGAGTTcctaaaacattttttttaacattaaaaCTCGATCAGCTTGGAGAATCAGTGCTTttcaaacttcgggtatgatATGGTCACCTATCTTTCAGTCCatgtgtttaaaaaattggaaaaacctATTGACTGACAATCGTCTAGTTCTGCACTCTCTTGAATTCTCCCCGACTACACAATAAATACCTCAAGGTGAAgttacaaatgtttacagaacgtatttaattataaaataattacttttgtctctctgacttgTAGCTGGCAGTTAAGTCGTCAAAGAGTTTGCTGTTCATCTCCATAAAAGTTTTTAGTACATTATAAACAAGAGCAATGATCGTCTGATTCCAGTGCTCTTTACTTATTCTGTACAATGCTGGAAACATTATTCCCATTATCACGTGATTATTATCCTCAACCAGTGACATAAAATACTCATTGTTCCAGAAATAAAGTGCTCTCTCAGCcacctgaataaaaaataagaatggaaaattatttaatcaacaGTCTTGTCTAAAgtgttatttttaaattgattttcacaAATAATTCGTTGAGATAATTCTCTTCTAAAATTTATCTTAGTGCGGAAGTCGGAAAGGGCGATAAGTGCCTTTTAACCGTCAATTAGTTTTTGATGagtatctcgaaatctagggcaaataacaaaatttttaaaagaacCTCTTTTGTGGAGCGAATCAAGGAttacaataaatgtcattaCAACAATTCTGTTATCTCTCGTAGATTTGGATTTATTACTAAAGAAGTGGACTTAGAGATAAGTCAGCTAATCTCGTTTCACCACTTCACTAATCATTGAagattagtaaaaaaaattgtgattaaaaataaaatatagttTACCTGAAAATGTGGTGAAGAGACACAGCGTGCTATTTGTCTGAACAGTGGTTCTTGTATTTTAACAAATTGGCTAGGTTCTATAACATCGAGAATCTCTTCCATTTCACCAAGAAACATGACCTCTTTCTGGCTACATGTTTTAGGCCAGAATTTGAGAAGCCCCCTCACCACTGGTTCCGTTAACGTTGCATCCTTCTCTAGAAATTGTACCACGCAGTATGCTAACTGTGCATGGTAGAGAGACAAACATTTCACCTTATGGAGTGGTAGCAGCACCTGAATACAAAAATCATAACTTTATTTAGTTTcacttgatgaaaaaattccccacaatattttaaagaaattGATAAAGCGTTAGAGAATTACAAAAACTTTATGATTATCCCActgtaaaattcaaattactaTCATTCCCgtaattcatttaattcgaATTTATGGAAATAAATACATTCTCATAATTCATGTTCAATCAAGTTCAAGTTTAGCAACCTCTCGTGTTTAACACTTTGAatgtaaatttgaaaataccaCATTTCATGCGCCTGAATTTGATGTTTCATAATTTCTAAGGAGGTTCAGTGTACCCCAgaaggggaagggggaggatttatatataatatgtaGGAGGGAGATCATTTTTGCAGGAAAAATTCGAATAAAATACAAACACTCCACAGTGAGACATATGATcagtgaaaatttgatttttaaaaattgtcttagtcaatttattgttcaattttctaatagtgaattttgaaaaagtgGTAAAGTGTACGTGGTAGAGGGTGGGGCTGGGTGCATAGACAGAGCCCTCAAATTTGGTATTTTAACGTTTCAGACCATTCTACATAATTTGCATTGGAAATTAAGGAatgttaaaaatgaaaaattacaatatttcCATGGGAAATAAACAATAGACTAAAGTGTACTGCTGACGCATGACGATGTTCTTCAACTCGAGTATCATGATttttagattaatttttttaatgagaaaatgagaTTGGATTGTTCTTCaaacaatggaattttcatccCTCCCTAACGCTATTCAATATTCCGAAGATTCCGCAAAAATGCTGGTAATGTACCTTGACTAAGAATTGCTTGTGTTCGACCTTCAGTGGTAGTGCGAAACCATTGATAATACTCCCCAGAATTTCCAGCAGTTCTCCAACTCCATTGAAGTGTTCTGTTTCATACACAaacctgaaataaaaatatcgttaTAATGTTTAGGCGATAAAAATCTTATTAATACTTTAATAATTGTTTTACCTGAGAAATATGTTGTTTATCTGTTTGCGTATGAATGCCCGAAGGCCGAGGAACTTTCCATAGATGCGATGTAAGACCGTCTTCAAGAAATCTCTCTCCCTGGGATCTTCAGAATCGAACAAATCTAACAGCtaaaagaagaattttttaattaacgggATTCTCAAAGAGTCACTGGTATTTTTGTTCAATACAGAGAGATAAAAAAGTACGAGAAACAGAAATTCTACGATTTATCcaatgaattgaatttaaaaaattatgtgaataAATTTACCTGTAGAACAAATTTTTGGTCAATAACTCTTTTTCCAATGGGCGGTTGAAAATCAGAGGACTCGAGAAATCGTAAAAAGAATTCATAGACCAATTGTAGATGTGGCCAGCTAGCCTCTAATGTCGGATCATCCTCTTCTGGATCGAAATCAGGATTTTCACTCGGTGGCAATGTACGAAATAAATTAGCCGATATCATCTTGATAATTTCCGGGTAAACTGGCTCAGTGAGTACACCTCTACCAGTTGTTATGTATTCAACGAGTTCATTGAGGGTTGTACGTTTTATCTCTTTTCCTTTGAGATCAGAGACTGGATCTATGAAATCAAATACCATGCAGCCCTGCTGCAACTTTCTGATGAAAAGATCCTCTTGTTCCGATAAAGGGACATCtgaaagcaattttttttttcataattaattgcgTGAATCATAACAATTTAGTTACGCATATCAAATatcagaaagagagagaaatcacataaattttgtaaaattaattatagctcccaaaatttttaataaaaaatccctgAGAACACATTTTCCCCCAAATATCCCCTAAAATTAAATGCGAAgacgaaattgaaaattttgtttttttttttcaatgatttttcgtcATGTACCAACTCAtggaattgaagaaaaaatgatgtattattttaattatatcgTCCAAAGAAATGTGTTGAAGTACAGTTTTGAAAGAGTAAAACCCTTCAACTTCAGTAATTCCTGCACCCTCAAACAAACCTCACTGTCGTTGcataagaaaaaaaaccattgtAAGGTTTTAGCATTAAACCAGACAAGAAAATGTACGTCACAATCATGAGAAGAGTGCGAAGagacaatttaaaatttcatccGAGGGGATGAAGGACAGAAACAGAAGTGACATCGCACGAACAACAAGGAAAAAGACGATGATAACACGTGTAAACATGTGATCTCTATACATACAACAGAGAAATATCATTATTTCAGTGCTGACAAGGTTTCAAAGCTGTGATATAGTGTGACGTACAGTACTGTTATAATCGGTGAATAAAAGAATGATAATATTTACACATTGATGAcagcagtaaaaataaaatgagaggGAAATTAATGCATTGCGGGAGCGGTTCACAATGCCGAGTGATTAATTGAATTCGATATCGAGGGATGTGGTTTATGCATTAAAAACTGCACCATCCAACAATAAtgccaaaaatttatttttcaaatacttgaaataatttattaaagtaACTTAGTGTAGACTATTTATACAAAAAGTCTTCTAGCATTTATGAAACCAGCGATATTAACAATAAAACGACAACTAGAATTTACTCAATTGCAAAAACTTATTATGAGtcattgaaggaaaaataagaataaaaatcaggtagaattttgaaaaaaatcctgctCAAATAGtaatagatgaaaaaaaaaaacataataaaGCGGTGGACTTCCGGTCGATGTTGCTGGTCGTGTTGATGGCTCGATAGCACTCGATGCCACCTACGTGGGATTGGCAATGCCGGTAGTGGGGTCAGCAGGGCAGTACGGTTATTTCGGTACGCCCGTCTACTGTGAGAGATCGTCCTTTGAGTGTTCTTTCTCTCGGGCACACGGCCCGGTTGAGTGTTAACTCATCTATTACTGTAACTAACACGTGAACCGAAGAATCACCCAAATAACAATGGCACATGTACATGTGGGTGGAAGGCAAGGGGAATGCATTTACCGTTATTTAATCATTGATCTTTATATCAAATAGTTTACTCAATGGgtttttcattcaatgaaatggATAATCCACCTGGGAAAAAGCCATGAAATGAATTTACGAGATTATTTTATGGTGGAGAAGCGCATTAGAAGGCAACAAATGGTTTCCCTGAACATCCAAAACGTTATAAACtcatatttattgtttatctGGAGTTATTGAAATAACTAGGGGGTGGATAActattagataaaaattatggattttttccataattctgGAGCAACATCAAATGAAGGAAATCTTTACGGAATGTTTTTTGAGcgttcggtaatttttctctaaattttccctgaattATTGGAATACCGtcacataaattttcatagtgACTTTTGTAATCGGTAATTGAACTTGAGTTGCGTAATGGTCACTAAATATTACTCTCCCTGTGGAGAATATCAATGGAAGAATCGATTATTCGTCAAGATAGCAGTAGAAGTAGTGGATTTAAGAGGACGGAAAGAGTGAAGTTTGATGAGACCTTCGATTTCACCAAAAATCGAATCACTTCAAAGTCGGGAATAAATCGTAGGGAGGCAAATGAACCGTGCAAGCGCCATTTCCGGTTCAGTAGAGTGGTTGACAGCCTTCTTTGCTCCATTACTCCGCTAAATCTCTGGCCAAACAAGgtttttgcttccgaatggaagccCTGTGTTTGgccgatttttcaattctctaaTTTCAATTGTAAGTTATCTACACCATTATGAAATGTGAGAAAGCAATGGTTTTTATATCATGTGGGTGTGTATATGCTGCAAAATTCGTAATTTCgaagattaattttgagaaaatgcaaaaaaacgGTGAAGATTGTACCTAAacatctgaattttcaacatATGCTAGCTATCATTAACCTTTATTTTAAGCCGTTATTCTGCCAGCTCTTGTCAATTCCATTTCTCCTCCATATCTTACAAACTACACCaatgatttccatttttttgttcaaaagACTCGTCTCAGTAGGACCTACTCATCTATATCGATCTAAATATCCACATTTTTTCGGGTAAAATTCCGAAATATCCTTGTTGTGAGGTTTTATCATCATAAAAGTTGTGAAcaccataaaataaaaaaaaaatggaaatagcgAGTTGAAAGTTTGTACTCTTGTAGCTCTCGTAACATAAACGGCTGCTATTTTGAATTGGCGCAATCGGCCAGGCGGTTCCGGAGATGTTACACCTTTTGCGTGAATGTATTTCCGTGAATATCCCGTGAACCACTCGAcagatttcaagtttttttttaaatactcgTCTCAGTAGGCACCATACATAGTACAAATATCCCTAAATATTGCctttttcgttaattaatattatcagTATtctatattcaataatttaatgaaaaatggagatgacagaataaaagaatattttttagcaCCATCGACAAGGAATTATTTGTAGATTCAGTTCTCACAAAAATGAAGAGTATGTATTTTAACATATAGGACTGAGATGCActgaaattgataatttttaactCCCCATTATTTCCTAACCACTCTGTGAAATTCCCtcctgaaatattcaaaaatcttCTTTTAAATTCGATGCTCAATATTGCGTATCACGAGTGACGTATTTAGTATATGAAAGAGTGGATGCTCAGGTCTCGGCGACTCTCCAAATTGGATTGTTTATTTAGTATGATACTGTTATATGCGGAGAAAGACACACATAATAATAGAACGGCGGACTTTTTTTCAAGTCGATCGTTCCTTTGATTCTCTTCCTCGCCATCGTTAAGAGAGGGTATAGGGTAGATAGTTTCAATGGTTCGAGGGGCCCACGTAACAATATAAACAAATGGCGAAGTAGATACATAGGGGCAAGAAATGACTGTTGTCCTTTATCCCTTATGTAGCTGATCGACGTGTTGTTATTATAAAATGAGAAGCAATAAGTGAAATCTGTTTCAGAGCAATCAACTTATTTATATGAGATCATTCCTCTTCGGGAGCAGCCGAGGAATTACCCAAAAGTTCAATAGCTAAATAACTGATACGTAGATCAGTCACAAAGGACATAAATAAGGATAGTCACATCCATTTATTCATTAACTAAAGATATTCTTCATGAGCAGTAGTGAGTATTGTATTAAAAGATtactttttaatattttaacaaTTACTCATTAGCTACTGAACATTTTAGTTAATTCCGGAACTGCTCTAGGAAAGACCTTATGACAAATAACTTGATAGTTCTAATTGAAACACAGATTTTATGTATTGCTTCCTAAGTGagagggaatttttcaaaacgtTACAGAATACATTTCCGGACATagaacaaagaaaaaatacgTAGGACTAGGACGACTTGTTGACTGGGATAGTTTTATATAAACAAATGACGAATCCTAGGTTGGAGATCTCCATCAGGAAGTGAAGATCTACTTCAGTTCGCCTAGCAACGCGGGCAAGAGCAGAACCAGCGTCTCTTCCacgattaattattgaaatcaatACAATTCTGTTTGCGTTCATCGTTACTAGTGTTTGGTTAATCAGCTCTACAATATACGAGCATTATTCTGAATTGAAAGGATTATTTGAATGAAGTTATTTCAATACACCTGGACACTTGTAAACTATTTACTACAAAAGTCTGTATCCCATATCCTAAAGCGATGAAATTTAGCGTTGAGTCGGAAATTAGCGAAAACGGAGGCATGAAGGGAAGAGACGTGGGTTTGACACCCCTGCTGACGTCGGGCCCAAAACAACGACCCCACAACATGAGTGGACAGAGTGAGAATAAAAGGGTAGAATGGGGGCTTCGACCTGCGAACTAGACACTCCTTCAATCACCTTCAAAAGTCATTCATTTTTCCGTATACTCTTGTCGCGTGATTTCAAGGCTTGTGTTACACCTCTAGGTTATTTAAcgtattcaaaataaattctcgaAATATCGAAAACTCAATAAAGGTTACTACGACAATTCCAACACTCCCTCACTCTTTGTGTCTttcaaaactatttttccaaatttgaaAATGATACGATACTTGTCAAAAACGAATCATTGTGTCAGGAGATATTGACGATTGAATCAAGCactcggtaaaaaaaaaaaagcctgctaaaatcccaaaaatttcCTCTCAGTTTCAATTTCCGAAGAAAAATGTCCACTGGCAGTTACATATTTCATGGTCTCCCGACGTCAAGATAGATTCACATGAAAAGACTCCCCTCACGACTAAAGACCCTCTCCCATGCCCTATGAAAACAGCAACTTTCATgcctacaagaaaaagaaaaaaaaacagaagagAAGCGAAAGGCGTCGGAGGCCTTCACGAGAAGAATTCCCGAGTTGGAGATGAGTCTCGACAGAAGGCCAAGCATCGCGTGTGCTACACGAATAACGTGTACGCCCCCACCCGGCATTAGCATCCGTGAATAAAGGAAGTATTTTGTATCGTACATACATAGTACTCCATTCATTCATATAATTGACAAGGCTTGAAGATTCATTTTCTTAAGGGGTCATTGTCAATatctcatcatttttcaattttttatcaatttctgACAAACGTCTGGTAAAAT
Coding sequences within it:
- the LOC135162692 gene encoding serine/threonine-protein phosphatase 2A 56 kDa regulatory subunit epsilon isoform isoform X2: MSSSAFVDRIDPFAKRSLKKKSKKSQGSSRYRNSQDVELQQLPQLKDVPLSEQEDLFIRKLQQGCMVFDFIDPVSDLKGKEIKRTTLNELVEYITTGRGVLTEPVYPEIIKMISANLFRTLPPSENPDFDPEEDDPTLEASWPHLQLVYEFFLRFLESSDFQPPIGKRVIDQKFVLQLLDLFDSEDPRERDFLKTVLHRIYGKFLGLRAFIRKQINNIFLRFVYETEHFNGVGELLEILGSIINGFALPLKVEHKQFLVKVLLPLHKVKCLSLYHAQLAYCVVQFLEKDATLTEPVVRGLLKFWPKTCSQKEVMFLGEMEEILDVIEPSQFVKIQEPLFRQIARCVSSPHFQVAERALYFWNNEYFMSLVEDNNHVIMGIMFPALYRISKEHWNQTIIALVYNVLKTFMEMNSKLFDDLTASYKSERQNRGEFKRVQN
- the LOC135162692 gene encoding serine/threonine-protein phosphatase 2A 56 kDa regulatory subunit epsilon isoform isoform X1, with the protein product MSSSAFVDRIDPFAKRSLKKKSKKSQGSSRYRNSQDVELQQLPQLKDVPLSEQEDLFIRKLQQGCMVFDFIDPVSDLKGKEIKRTTLNELVEYITTGRGVLTEPVYPEIIKMISANLFRTLPPSENPDFDPEEDDPTLEASWPHLQLVYEFFLRFLESSDFQPPIGKRVIDQKFVLQLLDLFDSEDPRERDFLKTVLHRIYGKFLGLRAFIRKQINNIFLRFVYETEHFNGVGELLEILGSIINGFALPLKVEHKQFLVKVLLPLHKVKCLSLYHAQLAYCVVQFLEKDATLTEPVVRGLLKFWPKTCSQKEVMFLGEMEEILDVIEPSQFVKIQEPLFRQIARCVSSPHFQVAERALYFWNNEYFMSLVEDNNHVIMGIMFPALYRISKEHWNQTIIALVYNVLKTFMEMNSKLFDDLTASYKSERQKEKKRDKEREELWKKLKELEVERSNALMATPNTPVPAITAPATRARP